The following are encoded together in the Microbacterium hatanonis genome:
- a CDS encoding alpha/beta fold hydrolase — translation MSFVTTEDGAEIYYKDWGPRDAQPIMFHHGWPLSADDWDAQMLFFLGKGFRVVASDRRGHGRSSQIGTGHDMDHYASDANAVVEHLDLRNAVHIGHSTGGGQVARYVAQYGEPQGRVAKAVLVSSVPPLMVQTDANPEGTPVSVFDGFRSALAANRAEFYQAVASGPFYGFNRPGVDVSEPVVANWWRQGMMGSALAHYEGIKAFSETDQTEDLKAISVPVLVTQGDDDQVVPYKDASLKQHELLSNSTLKIYEGYPHGMLTVHADVINPDILAFIQQ, via the coding sequence ATGTCGTTTGTGACCACGGAAGATGGCGCGGAGATCTACTACAAGGACTGGGGCCCTCGTGATGCCCAGCCCATCATGTTCCACCACGGCTGGCCGCTGTCGGCGGATGACTGGGACGCTCAGATGCTCTTCTTCCTGGGCAAGGGTTTCCGGGTCGTCGCCAGCGACCGACGGGGCCACGGACGGTCGTCCCAGATCGGTACGGGTCACGACATGGATCACTACGCCAGCGACGCGAATGCCGTCGTCGAGCACCTCGATCTGCGCAACGCCGTCCACATCGGACACTCGACCGGGGGCGGCCAGGTCGCCCGCTACGTCGCGCAGTACGGGGAGCCGCAGGGACGCGTCGCGAAGGCCGTCCTCGTCTCGTCGGTCCCCCCGCTCATGGTGCAGACCGACGCCAACCCGGAGGGCACGCCCGTGTCGGTCTTCGACGGGTTCCGCAGCGCGCTGGCCGCCAACCGCGCCGAGTTCTACCAGGCGGTCGCCTCCGGTCCGTTCTACGGTTTCAACCGTCCCGGCGTCGATGTCTCCGAGCCCGTCGTCGCCAACTGGTGGCGCCAGGGCATGATGGGCAGCGCGCTCGCGCACTACGAAGGCATCAAGGCGTTCTCCGAGACCGACCAGACCGAGGATCTGAAGGCGATCTCCGTCCCCGTCCTGGTGACGCAGGGCGACGACGACCAGGTCGTGCCCTACAAGGACGCATCGCTGAAGCAGCACGAGCTCCTCAGCAACTCCACCCTGAAGATCTACGAGGGCTACCCGCACGGGATGCTCACGGTCCACGCCGACGTCATCAACCCCGACATCCTCGCGTTCATCCAGCAGTAG
- a CDS encoding redoxin domain-containing protein: protein MNGYVEHHPKDILGAGATAPDFALHRSPEETIRLSTLRGKPVVLVFYPADWSAVCGDELNVFNEAESLLAAADAEVLGISVDGVWCHRAFVADRGFRFALLSDFEPKGEVSARYGAYDFHAGTSRRALFVIDESGLIAWSHLSPVDVNPGVDGVLDALDALKSPAVSRD from the coding sequence GTGAACGGCTACGTCGAACACCACCCGAAGGACATCCTCGGCGCGGGCGCGACGGCCCCGGACTTCGCCCTGCACCGCTCTCCGGAGGAGACGATCCGTTTGTCGACGCTCCGCGGCAAGCCGGTGGTTCTTGTGTTCTACCCGGCCGACTGGAGCGCCGTGTGCGGTGACGAGCTCAACGTCTTCAACGAAGCCGAATCGCTCCTGGCGGCCGCCGACGCGGAGGTCCTCGGGATCTCCGTCGACGGCGTCTGGTGCCACCGGGCATTCGTCGCCGATCGCGGATTCCGCTTCGCTCTCCTCAGCGATTTCGAGCCGAAAGGTGAGGTCTCCGCGCGCTACGGCGCATACGACTTCCACGCCGGTACGAGCAGGCGAGCGCTGTTCGTCATCGACGAGTCAGGCCTCATCGCGTGGAGTCATCTGTCGCCCGTCGACGTGAACCCCGGGGTGGACGGCGTCCTCGACGCGCTCGATGCCCTGAAATCCCCTGCCGTTTCCCGCGATTGA
- a CDS encoding DsbA family protein has translation MSHLRIPVSDQDHSIGPVDAPVTLVEYGDYQCPYCGEAFPVVKQILERYDGEIRFVFRNFPIQEIHPEAVDAAFVAEFAADHGDFWRAHDLLYENQSELGPQLYQQICDTLGLSVADLQKAAKESTYSARIRADEEGGIRSGVNGTPTFFLNGAIVEAGTGGLADAVRSALADPRRRS, from the coding sequence ATGTCACACCTTCGAATACCGGTCTCCGACCAGGACCACAGCATCGGCCCGGTGGACGCACCGGTGACGCTCGTCGAGTACGGCGACTACCAGTGCCCCTATTGCGGCGAGGCATTCCCCGTCGTGAAGCAGATCCTGGAGCGGTACGACGGCGAGATCCGCTTCGTCTTCCGCAACTTCCCCATCCAGGAGATCCACCCCGAGGCGGTCGACGCCGCTTTCGTCGCCGAGTTCGCAGCGGATCACGGCGATTTCTGGCGAGCCCATGACCTGCTCTACGAGAACCAGTCCGAGCTCGGCCCTCAGCTCTACCAGCAGATCTGCGACACGCTCGGCCTCAGCGTCGCCGATCTCCAGAAGGCTGCGAAGGAGAGCACTTACTCCGCTCGGATCCGGGCGGACGAGGAGGGCGGCATCCGCAGCGGGGTGAACGGCACGCCCACCTTCTTCCTCAACGGTGCCATCGTCGAAGCCGGAACGGGCGGACTCGCGGACGCGGTGCGGTCCGCGCTCGCCGACCCGAGACGGAGATCCTGA
- a CDS encoding MFS transporter gives MAQRVTPLGLPQISHGAGFWVVATAFLAVMAYATVPTPLYPLYQELDGFPVAVITLIFAAFAVGVVISLFLLGHVSDWMGRRRMLSVAILVAALSAVLFLLWTEVPGLLVARLVNGASVGILTATATAHLGELRARARPTESVIVAASVAGAANLGGLALGPLIGGMFAEFLPDPLVLPHAVFLVVLIAAAIAVTCVPETVSPPEEPRPYRPQRIAAPPHSRIAFVAAGFGAFAGFALFGLFTSLAPTILIGTFDERDHLLAGVTAFSVFGAAAAGQVVLARVPLRIQLSIAAVCCAVGLAAVAAGAFAPSLAVFLGGGIVSGVGVGVLFKAAVTTASGLAEPGRRGETLALIFLIAYCGLAVPVLAIGAILTVVPQSTVLLVFATIVLVATVSAALVMRRAPVAAAPSRSV, from the coding sequence GTGGCGCAGCGCGTCACCCCCCTCGGGCTACCGCAGATCTCCCACGGGGCGGGGTTCTGGGTCGTCGCGACCGCATTCCTCGCGGTGATGGCCTACGCGACCGTCCCGACCCCGCTCTACCCGCTGTACCAGGAGCTCGACGGCTTCCCCGTCGCCGTCATCACCCTGATCTTCGCCGCGTTCGCAGTCGGCGTGGTGATCAGCCTGTTCCTCCTCGGCCACGTCAGCGACTGGATGGGGCGACGAAGGATGCTGAGCGTCGCCATCCTGGTCGCGGCCCTCTCGGCCGTCCTGTTCCTGCTCTGGACGGAGGTCCCCGGGCTTCTCGTCGCCCGCCTTGTCAATGGAGCGAGCGTGGGGATCCTCACCGCCACGGCCACCGCGCATCTCGGGGAACTGCGCGCACGGGCTCGACCCACGGAGAGCGTCATCGTGGCCGCATCCGTGGCCGGCGCCGCCAACCTCGGCGGCCTCGCGCTCGGGCCGCTCATCGGCGGAATGTTCGCGGAGTTCCTCCCCGACCCTCTGGTTCTGCCGCACGCCGTGTTCCTCGTCGTGCTGATCGCCGCCGCCATCGCGGTCACGTGCGTGCCGGAGACCGTGTCGCCGCCGGAGGAGCCGCGGCCCTACCGACCGCAGCGGATAGCCGCCCCGCCGCACTCGAGAATCGCATTCGTCGCCGCCGGGTTCGGTGCGTTCGCGGGGTTCGCCCTGTTCGGTCTGTTCACCTCTCTGGCCCCGACGATCCTCATCGGCACGTTCGACGAACGCGACCACCTTCTCGCCGGAGTGACGGCGTTCTCGGTCTTCGGGGCCGCGGCCGCAGGACAGGTGGTCCTGGCCCGGGTGCCGCTGCGCATCCAGCTCTCGATCGCGGCCGTCTGCTGCGCGGTAGGCCTCGCCGCCGTCGCCGCCGGCGCCTTCGCGCCCTCGCTCGCCGTCTTCCTCGGGGGTGGGATCGTCTCCGGCGTGGGTGTCGGCGTCCTGTTCAAGGCCGCCGTCACCACCGCCTCGGGGCTGGCCGAACCCGGTCGTCGCGGCGAGACGCTGGCGCTCATCTTTTTGATCGCCTACTGCGGGCTGGCTGTTCCCGTCCTGGCCATCGGAGCGATCCTCACCGTCGTTCCTCAGAGCACCGTGCTCCTCGTCTTCGCCACCATCGTGCTGGTGGCCACCGTCTCCGCGGCGCTGGTGATGCGCCGTGCGCCCGTCGCAGCGGCTCCGAGCCGTTCGGTGTGA
- a CDS encoding helix-turn-helix domain-containing protein, protein MTEPSPFGLLLRSLRVGQNLTLESLSARSGVSVRTIGDLERGASTSPQRRTVDALADGLGLDVAAQHAFLRAARARVRTADPSEAPGAVPPHRVFDFSGRDREISEALDILEGELEPGQQRPALVISGAPGIGKTTGAVEILARGRSAERPTVFVGLDGFNASPLTPLQIMTAMLRQLPGTEQKPPADLGTAADQWRAAVEIAPVRVLLDNAANESQVRPILSICSGDVIVVTSRRSLAGLEGVRRLRLGPLQRDESIALLRRLIPQADADLDALDEVAGLCDDVPLALRVVGSRVASRPAWNVDDLLRRLRKTEDRLRVLVAGDLAVEAAISLSYEELDPRTAALFRWISLIGGKTFDAHLAAAAVRSTEHGEVEFRLDDLTDLGLLEARGGDRYRLHDLMRLFGGNKLRETVGPDELERRRAHIRSWLLGSLERAGAWYEPGRDAQSAGRAGRGFVSADAAALWIRAEAEHWWLAYAEAAGLGEDETVVDVADALHWYSDVWLSWGNWHRFFSLAVTAATNLGDPKMEATHLGYLAWAEIVETGDRERAVLTARAARDAARRADDPAQEGWANYYVGWACWLLSRVVEAAAAAADAIDAFSRAGETVGVENARLLSTMIRNTRGEHLAAIDQMEATLARVQGAPDADSFLNLITQYAAYLDLVDAYLAVGRNLDAIRAGAVGIRVARLLNDDMRVALMMRRHIRALIEAGDSEAAMVEVDEALRLLGPGSSEAFIFARFRAEIAEVRAGTRLRPNPDPRHAVGHSGSASPS, encoded by the coding sequence GTGACCGAGCCGTCACCGTTCGGGTTGCTCCTCCGGTCGCTCCGGGTGGGGCAGAACCTGACGCTTGAATCGCTCTCGGCGCGTTCCGGTGTCAGCGTGCGAACGATCGGCGACCTCGAGCGAGGCGCGAGCACATCGCCGCAGCGGCGCACCGTCGACGCCCTGGCGGACGGGCTGGGACTGGACGTCGCCGCTCAGCACGCGTTCCTGCGAGCCGCGCGCGCACGGGTGCGCACCGCGGATCCGTCCGAAGCTCCCGGCGCGGTGCCACCCCATCGGGTGTTCGACTTCTCCGGCCGTGACCGTGAGATCAGCGAAGCCCTCGACATCCTCGAGGGGGAGCTGGAACCCGGGCAGCAACGCCCGGCGCTCGTCATCAGCGGCGCTCCCGGCATCGGCAAGACGACCGGCGCCGTTGAGATCCTCGCTCGAGGCCGCTCCGCCGAGCGCCCCACCGTGTTCGTCGGATTGGACGGGTTCAACGCGTCTCCGCTGACGCCCTTGCAGATCATGACCGCGATGCTCCGGCAGCTCCCCGGCACGGAGCAGAAGCCGCCGGCCGACCTCGGGACCGCTGCGGATCAATGGCGAGCCGCCGTCGAGATCGCTCCTGTCCGCGTCCTGCTCGACAACGCGGCGAACGAGAGTCAGGTCCGCCCCATCCTCTCGATCTGCAGCGGTGACGTCATCGTGGTGACGTCGCGTCGCAGCCTCGCCGGGCTCGAGGGGGTACGCCGACTGCGGTTGGGACCGCTGCAGCGTGATGAGAGCATCGCCCTGCTTCGTCGTCTCATCCCCCAGGCAGACGCCGATCTCGATGCCCTGGACGAAGTCGCCGGCCTCTGCGACGACGTTCCTCTCGCTCTCCGCGTGGTCGGCAGCCGTGTCGCCAGCCGCCCCGCGTGGAACGTCGACGACCTGCTGCGTCGACTGCGGAAGACCGAGGATCGACTGCGCGTGCTGGTCGCTGGAGATCTGGCGGTGGAAGCCGCGATATCCCTCTCGTACGAAGAACTCGACCCGCGCACCGCCGCGCTGTTCCGATGGATCTCCCTCATCGGCGGCAAGACGTTCGACGCCCACCTGGCGGCCGCGGCGGTGCGCTCCACGGAGCACGGCGAAGTGGAGTTCCGCCTGGACGACCTGACGGATCTCGGACTGCTCGAAGCACGCGGCGGTGACCGCTACCGCCTCCACGACCTGATGCGCCTGTTCGGGGGGAACAAGCTTCGAGAGACCGTCGGCCCGGACGAGCTCGAGAGGCGCCGGGCACACATCCGTTCGTGGCTCCTCGGGAGCCTGGAGCGAGCCGGCGCCTGGTACGAGCCGGGCAGGGACGCGCAGTCCGCGGGCCGCGCGGGGCGCGGGTTCGTCAGCGCGGATGCCGCGGCGCTGTGGATTCGCGCCGAGGCCGAGCACTGGTGGCTCGCGTATGCGGAGGCGGCCGGACTGGGCGAGGACGAGACGGTCGTCGACGTCGCGGATGCGTTGCACTGGTACTCCGACGTCTGGCTCTCCTGGGGCAATTGGCATCGGTTCTTCTCTCTCGCTGTCACCGCCGCAACGAACCTCGGCGACCCGAAGATGGAGGCGACACACCTCGGATACCTCGCGTGGGCCGAGATCGTCGAGACCGGCGACCGCGAACGCGCCGTGCTGACCGCTCGAGCGGCACGGGATGCTGCGCGACGGGCAGACGACCCCGCCCAGGAGGGGTGGGCGAACTATTACGTCGGTTGGGCGTGCTGGTTGCTCAGCCGCGTCGTGGAGGCCGCGGCGGCAGCCGCAGACGCGATCGACGCGTTCTCTCGAGCGGGCGAAACGGTCGGGGTGGAGAACGCGCGCCTTCTGTCGACGATGATCAGGAACACTCGAGGCGAGCACCTCGCCGCGATCGACCAGATGGAAGCCACCCTCGCGCGTGTCCAAGGCGCCCCCGACGCCGACAGCTTTCTCAACCTCATCACCCAGTACGCCGCGTACCTCGACCTCGTCGACGCGTACCTCGCCGTCGGTCGCAATCTCGATGCGATCCGAGCCGGCGCGGTCGGCATCCGCGTCGCCCGCTTGCTGAACGATGACATGAGGGTCGCCCTGATGATGCGCCGCCACATTCGTGCGCTCATCGAAGCGGGAGATTCGGAAGCGGCGATGGTCGAGGTCGATGAAGCGTTGCGGCTCCTCGGTCCGGGCAGCAGCGAGGCCTTCATCTTCGCCCGGTTCCGGGCGGAGATCGCAGAAGTCCGTGCGGGCACGAGGTTGCGCCCGAACCCCGACCCCCGGCATGCGGTGGGTCACAGCGGAAGCGCGTCGCCCAGCTGA
- a CDS encoding FAD-dependent monooxygenase produces MTGSLLRVGVAGGSLAGLFSAALLHRAGHDVTVLERSRAGLARRGAGLVGQQDLFDVMARLGLNAVTRSGVEARERITLDRRGDIVYRDPTPQTQLSWDYLYEGLRALIPSGQYRLGSAVTAVRAEGGGAVVQIEDGEELAFDLVVGADGLNSVVRTHVAPGRSANRYVGYVTWRGLIPEGALPEPAAGVLLDRFAFYTAPRAHMLGYLVPGGDGQTTRGLRRYNWVWYRSMPLPDLASLMVECGHGPTDSSLAPGDLPADLRESLVRNAATELPREFAQAIAAESRPFLQAIYDYVAPQMSTESVALVGDAAAVVRPHRHGGRQSRR; encoded by the coding sequence ATGACCGGTTCACTTCTTCGCGTGGGAGTCGCCGGAGGGTCCCTCGCCGGCCTGTTCAGCGCCGCACTGCTGCACCGGGCAGGGCATGACGTGACAGTCCTCGAACGATCGCGGGCGGGCTTGGCGCGGCGCGGCGCGGGACTCGTCGGCCAGCAGGACCTGTTCGACGTCATGGCGCGGTTGGGTCTGAACGCCGTCACGCGATCCGGCGTGGAGGCCCGAGAACGGATCACGCTCGACCGCCGAGGCGACATCGTCTACCGCGACCCCACACCGCAGACCCAACTCTCATGGGACTACCTCTATGAGGGGCTGCGCGCGCTCATTCCGAGCGGGCAGTACCGCCTGGGAAGCGCGGTCACGGCCGTGCGAGCGGAGGGCGGCGGAGCCGTGGTGCAGATCGAAGACGGTGAGGAGCTCGCGTTCGATCTGGTCGTCGGTGCCGACGGCCTGAACTCCGTCGTCCGCACGCATGTCGCGCCGGGCCGGTCGGCCAACCGCTACGTGGGGTACGTGACGTGGCGGGGCCTCATCCCGGAGGGTGCGCTCCCGGAGCCGGCGGCGGGTGTCCTCCTCGACCGGTTCGCCTTCTACACCGCACCGCGCGCCCACATGCTGGGATACCTCGTCCCGGGTGGCGATGGACAGACGACCCGCGGGCTCCGGCGATACAACTGGGTCTGGTACCGGTCGATGCCGCTTCCCGACCTGGCGAGTCTCATGGTCGAGTGCGGGCACGGGCCGACGGACAGTTCGCTCGCGCCCGGGGACCTCCCCGCCGACCTCCGGGAATCGCTCGTGCGGAATGCGGCGACGGAACTGCCGCGCGAGTTCGCGCAGGCGATCGCCGCGGAATCGCGGCCGTTCCTCCAAGCGATCTACGACTACGTCGCCCCGCAGATGTCGACGGAGTCCGTCGCACTCGTCGGCGACGCCGCCGCGGTCGTCCGGCCGCACCGCCATGGGGGCCGCCAAAGCCGCCGGTGA
- a CDS encoding PucR family transcriptional regulator has protein sequence MRTMETTSSPVHSALQGTATPLAASLPDREAVLKDLLDDDESVRRTAYARALRQRWLHREHGTVVRALLIDAAVSDAQRISFARHLAHLRPVPSHFVAVRAGMVVLVGHPSDRGMEDAILREGAKRNIRILGIGTASPARGTEDIRSAADEAIIAASLAAALPQFHPAADASELGGWLLLASASADPAHLHVISPAAHALYSDGDGSQRRTIETYLDVGANVVAACAILFVHRTTLYYRLERMPEVVREALDDGIKRSTLHVALKLVRLWEATGRI, from the coding sequence ATGAGAACAATGGAAACGACCTCGTCCCCTGTGCACTCGGCTCTGCAGGGCACCGCGACCCCGCTCGCGGCTTCCCTACCCGACCGGGAAGCGGTGTTGAAGGACCTGTTGGACGATGACGAGTCGGTCAGGCGCACCGCGTACGCCCGTGCGCTCCGGCAACGGTGGCTGCATCGTGAGCACGGCACGGTCGTTCGCGCCCTCCTCATCGATGCAGCGGTGAGCGATGCCCAGCGCATCTCGTTCGCGCGTCACCTCGCGCACCTGCGTCCCGTTCCCTCGCACTTCGTGGCAGTGCGCGCCGGCATGGTGGTGCTGGTCGGCCACCCCTCCGATCGCGGAATGGAGGACGCCATCCTCCGGGAAGGCGCGAAGCGGAACATCCGGATTCTCGGAATCGGCACGGCATCGCCTGCGCGAGGAACGGAAGACATCCGCAGCGCCGCGGACGAGGCGATCATCGCCGCCTCCCTCGCCGCCGCACTGCCGCAGTTCCACCCGGCGGCGGACGCGAGCGAGCTCGGGGGATGGCTCCTGCTGGCCTCGGCGTCGGCCGACCCGGCTCACCTCCACGTCATCTCCCCGGCCGCGCACGCTCTCTACTCCGACGGCGACGGAAGCCAACGCCGGACCATCGAGACGTACCTCGACGTCGGCGCCAACGTCGTGGCGGCATGCGCGATCCTCTTCGTCCACCGGACGACCCTCTACTACCGCCTCGAGCGCATGCCCGAGGTCGTCCGCGAGGCTCTCGACGACGGGATCAAGCGCAGCACTCTTCACGTCGCGCTGAAGCTCGTCCGGCTCTGGGAGGCCACGGGCCGCATCTGA